One stretch of Daphnia pulicaria isolate SC F1-1A chromosome 8, SC_F0-13Bv2, whole genome shotgun sequence DNA includes these proteins:
- the LOC124311285 gene encoding OV-16 antigen-like — protein MSGKTPVAVALLALNLIGLSLGSPLPHRLNHSSSSLGPLVPLSPSSSHPLSHSSRTDSTPDSSSSPSRGGAHSEPLPSSTSTTTTTTANAEQVDRVQLLSSPWEPAQFNLPFSVQAEEISDEEWRQMMTDDLRRHGVLGQIVDAVPPYIVNVDYADHACVHMGNQLVPRQTQLQPQQVNFPTNGSGGLFTLMAIDPDVPSRNNSIYSEFLQWLVVNIPDEDIERGDVLAEYLGPLPSHKGGQHRFIFLAHRQPDGSIINTRGLPHAEPCDWASRARFSARKFAQLHRLGQPTAINYFTTEFDSSVPLAIEGCLLRRQSLIHIQQRLLLS, from the exons atgtcAGGGAAGACGCCGGTGGCCGTCGCCTTGCTGGCGCTCAACTTGATTGGCTTGTCATTAGGTTCGCCGCTGCCGCATAGATTGAATCACAGCTCCTCGTCGTTAGGGCCGCTCGTTCCTCTTTCGCCCTCTTCATCTCATCCGCTGTCTCATTCATCTCGGACGGATTCGACTCCCGATTCCTCCTCTTCGCCGTCCAGAGGCGGCGCCCATTCAGAGCCATTGCCATCGTCGAcgtcaacgacgacgacgactaccgCCAACGCGGAACAGGTTGACCGCGTCCAGCTCCTATCATCCCCGTGGGAACCCGCGCAATTCAATTTGCCTTTCAGC GTTCAAGCCGAAGAAATCTCGGACGAAGAGTGGCGTCAGATGATGACGGACGACTTGCGCCGTCACGGCGTCCTCGGCCAGATTGTCGATGCCGTACCGCCCTACATAGTCAACGTTGATTACGCCGACCATGCCTGCGTTCATATGGGCAATCAGCTCGTCCCACGTCAAACTCAACTTCAGCCGCAGCAAGTCAA TTTCCCGACTAATGGAAGCGGAGGACTCTTCACGCTGATGGCCATCGATCCGGACGTGCCTAGTCGAAACAACAGCATTTACTCAGAGTTCCTACAATGGCTGGTGGTCAACATCCCTGACGAGGATATCGAACGAG GCGATGTGCTGGCGGAATACCTTGGCCCACTGCCGTCGCATAAAGGCGGCCAGCATCGCTTCATCTTCCTGGCCCACAGGCAGCCGGACGGATCAATCATCAACACGAGGGGGTTGCCGCACGCAGAGCCGTGCGATTGGGCGTCGAGGGCCCGTTTCAGCGCCCGGAAATTCGCCCAACTTCACCGGCTCGGCCAGCCGACGGCCATTAACTATTTCACGACAGAATTCGACTCGTCTGTTCCGCTGGCCATCGAGGGCTGCCTTCTCAGGAGGCAGAGTCTCATCCACATCCAGCAGCGTCTCCTCCTCTCCTAA